In a genomic window of Thermoproteus tenax Kra 1:
- a CDS encoding SLC13 family permease: MFQDAVAAAALVILVGGLLFKSRFPKIPAWSIMAFSSFVVVIGRLIPIDRLASAIDIDVILFLIGMFSIVSMAESSGLLDAIAYWFLWRARSTRGLLLTLSFLFGLLAAFTVNDAVALMGPPIVAAVARVAGIEMAPLLLLLCFAVTIGSVTTPIGNPQNVLIAVQSGMRTPLLTFLEFLLAPTLVNLALLPFLIERWYKLPKKAIAIAYIPAEAIRNKRDAYLAGGGLLAVVLSLLVNDILALMGLPHVENIGYIPFLAAAAIYIFSSNPRRVVEGVNWGTIIFFLTMFITMRGIWVSGLLQPAINFLMPQAEGPIPGIFAIMAESLLFSQLLSNVPFTELFIQYMKGLGYGSGDAWAWLTLAMAATIAGNLTLLGAASNIIVLEVAESKYLTTIKFSEFFKRGIIITSLNAVVYLPFLLLAARL, translated from the coding sequence ATGTTCCAAGATGCTGTGGCTGCGGCGGCTCTAGTCATCCTAGTGGGCGGCTTGCTTTTTAAGTCGCGCTTCCCCAAGATACCAGCTTGGTCGATCATGGCCTTCTCCTCCTTCGTCGTCGTGATAGGCCGCCTAATTCCTATAGATAGGCTTGCGTCAGCGATCGATATAGATGTTATCTTGTTCCTAATAGGGATGTTCTCAATAGTGTCCATGGCCGAGTCGTCGGGCCTTCTCGATGCAATCGCCTACTGGTTCCTCTGGCGCGCAAGATCTACCAGAGGCCTCCTCTTGACGCTCTCCTTCCTGTTCGGCCTGCTCGCGGCCTTCACGGTGAACGATGCGGTGGCTCTGATGGGGCCGCCAATAGTCGCCGCCGTAGCTAGAGTTGCCGGCATAGAGATGGCGCCTCTGCTTCTATTGTTGTGCTTCGCCGTGACTATAGGCTCCGTAACTACCCCGATAGGGAATCCACAGAACGTCCTCATAGCGGTTCAGTCCGGCATGAGGACGCCTCTTCTGACGTTCTTGGAATTCCTCTTGGCGCCTACTCTGGTGAATCTAGCTCTGCTCCCCTTCCTGATCGAGAGGTGGTACAAGCTTCCAAAGAAGGCTATAGCCATAGCCTATATACCCGCTGAGGCCATAAGGAATAAGCGCGATGCCTATCTGGCCGGCGGAGGGCTCTTGGCTGTCGTATTGTCGTTGCTTGTGAACGACATATTGGCCCTAATGGGGCTCCCTCATGTGGAGAACATAGGCTATATACCGTTCCTCGCGGCAGCGGCGATCTACATTTTCTCGTCTAATCCAAGACGTGTTGTAGAGGGCGTCAACTGGGGCACTATAATCTTCTTCTTGACGATGTTCATAACTATGAGGGGGATCTGGGTCTCTGGCCTATTACAGCCCGCCATCAACTTCCTAATGCCTCAGGCCGAGGGGCCGATCCCAGGAATCTTTGCTATAATGGCCGAGTCCCTCCTCTTCAGTCAACTACTCTCCAATGTGCCCTTCACTGAGCTGTTTATACAATACATGAAGGGGTTGGGCTACGGGTCAGGGGATGCTTGGGCGTGGCTCACTTTAGCAATGGCGGCCACAATAGCGGGCAACCTAACTCTGCTAGGTGCCGCCAGCAACATCATCGTGTTGGAAGTCGCCGAGAGCAAGTATCTCACTACAATTAAATTCAGCGAGTTCTTCAAAAGAGGTATCATTATAACCTCTTTGAACGCAGTAGTATACTTGCCCTTCCTCCTCCTAGCTGCGAGGCTCTAA
- a CDS encoding DUF4147 domain-containing protein, whose translation MIVDVILSAIDLKRAVQRKAPRLGRVRAVAIGKGAIAMVQGLAEVSDIEDGIAVSPIEGPVPKSVKLYVADHPTPSHRSFKAGEAVLDYVSSLSRGERVVFLVSGGASSLAEVPLIPEDDFLITWGLLLRSGLDIHQMNAIRKRISAIKGGKLGAMAVARGAYVYNLIASDVPCDDPSDVGSGPAVPDSSTAEEALTSLKIAGLWERMPITARTAIEEALRGKDTPKEFRHEALVIAKNLDVLTEIQRVTGGRIVTSCLVGEARELGRYAAYLARETGTPLLLGGEPTVTVRGGGRGGRTTEFALSFILASRRYAVFAMATDGLDGNTGVAGVWADPGLLGELVKRGDVSSYFAENNTLEPFAETGRVVRTGPTGSNLNIVFYIDEWSRMKPLLEPRS comes from the coding sequence ATGATAGTTGACGTAATCCTATCGGCAATAGACCTAAAAAGGGCTGTACAGCGCAAGGCGCCGAGGTTGGGTCGCGTCAGAGCTGTGGCAATAGGTAAGGGCGCAATAGCGATGGTGCAAGGCCTCGCTGAGGTGTCGGACATAGAAGACGGCATAGCCGTCTCGCCTATTGAGGGACCTGTGCCCAAGAGCGTTAAGCTCTACGTGGCCGACCACCCTACTCCATCGCATCGTAGTTTTAAGGCTGGCGAGGCCGTGTTAGACTACGTGTCCTCCTTAAGTAGAGGGGAGAGAGTAGTCTTTCTAGTGTCGGGAGGCGCTTCGAGCTTAGCCGAGGTTCCGTTAATACCTGAGGACGACTTTCTAATTACGTGGGGTCTCCTGCTACGCAGCGGCCTCGATATACACCAGATGAACGCCATAAGGAAGAGAATCTCGGCCATAAAGGGCGGAAAGCTCGGAGCGATGGCGGTTGCGAGGGGGGCTTATGTCTATAACTTAATAGCGAGCGACGTGCCTTGCGACGATCCCTCAGACGTAGGTTCCGGCCCTGCTGTGCCCGATTCTTCGACAGCCGAGGAGGCGCTCACATCATTAAAGATAGCAGGTCTATGGGAGCGTATGCCGATCACAGCGCGCACAGCCATTGAAGAGGCTCTGAGGGGGAAGGACACGCCGAAGGAATTTAGGCATGAGGCCCTAGTGATCGCCAAAAACTTAGATGTATTAACTGAGATTCAGAGGGTCACAGGTGGCCGCATAGTGACATCTTGCCTTGTAGGCGAGGCGCGCGAGTTGGGACGCTACGCGGCCTATTTGGCGAGGGAGACTGGAACGCCCTTATTGTTGGGCGGAGAGCCCACTGTGACAGTCAGAGGGGGAGGACGCGGCGGCAGGACAACAGAGTTCGCACTGTCCTTCATTTTGGCGTCGCGCAGATATGCCGTTTTCGCTATGGCGACGGACGGGCTTGACGGCAATACGGGCGTTGCCGGCGTCTGGGCAGACCCCGGTCTTCTCGGTGAATTGGTCAAACGGGGAGATGTATCGAGTTATTTTGCCGAAAACAACACTTTGGAGCCCTTCGCGGAGACGGGGAGGGTCGTAAGAACAGGCCCTACGGGATCTAACTTAAACATAGTCTTCTATATAGACGAATGGTCTCGAATGAAGCCGCTGTTAGAGCCTCGCAGCTAG
- the ilvD gene encoding dihydroxy-acid dehydratase translates to MSVKIKIRSPKWYEGLDNVSHRSYLRAIGFSDEDFAKPLMAVVAAWSELGPCNYHTLEIAKYVKEGVKEAGGVALTAPTIVVNDGINMGTPGMRYSLISRDLIADSIEAQINSHGVDGWVGIGGCDKTQPGIMMAMVRLNIPAVYLYGGSAEAGWLGDRELTVEDAFEAVGAYAAGKITEEDLKRYEYSVFPTYGTCQGLFTANTMAMLGEALGLSLLGSASPPATTGRRRAYAVESGRALLKIAELGIRPRHIVTYDAIYNAAVTLFATAGSTNAILHLLAIAHEAGVKFTLKDFDEISRRVPVIAALRPAGPYAMQDLDRIGGVPRLLKKLYKAGLLRGDVLTVHGETLGKLLEKWQPPTVPETGILFELDKPYKAHSGIRILWGNLAPNGAVMKIGASDVLKFEGKAIVFNGEAEAFKAVYNGEIKPGQVVVIRYEGPKGAPGMPEMLKVTAAIVGAGLGDSVALVTDGRFSGATRGIMVGHVAPEAAVGGPIALVEDGDRIIIDGDAGILKLDIAEEELERRRKGWLPPKPNYVGGLLAKYASLVSQADKGAVTTPEPLQVDY, encoded by the coding sequence ATGTCCGTAAAGATCAAGATCAGATCGCCTAAGTGGTACGAGGGTCTCGACAACGTCTCTCATAGATCATATCTAAGGGCCATAGGATTCTCAGACGAAGACTTTGCAAAGCCTCTGATGGCCGTAGTAGCCGCATGGAGCGAGCTAGGGCCTTGCAACTATCACACCTTAGAGATCGCCAAATACGTTAAGGAGGGCGTAAAGGAGGCAGGAGGAGTAGCTCTGACTGCGCCGACTATCGTAGTTAACGACGGCATCAACATGGGCACACCGGGCATGCGCTACTCCCTCATCAGCAGAGACTTGATAGCGGACTCCATCGAGGCTCAGATAAACTCACACGGCGTTGACGGTTGGGTCGGAATAGGGGGATGCGACAAGACGCAGCCGGGCATCATGATGGCGATGGTGCGGCTAAACATACCCGCCGTATATCTCTATGGCGGATCGGCAGAGGCCGGATGGCTGGGCGACCGCGAGCTGACGGTTGAAGACGCGTTTGAAGCAGTCGGGGCTTACGCCGCCGGCAAGATCACTGAGGAGGATCTAAAACGCTATGAGTATTCAGTCTTTCCGACCTATGGGACCTGTCAGGGTCTCTTCACGGCCAACACGATGGCCATGTTGGGCGAGGCCTTGGGCCTATCTCTGTTGGGCTCTGCATCGCCCCCGGCGACAACTGGCCGCAGGAGAGCCTACGCTGTTGAGTCTGGTCGCGCTCTACTGAAGATAGCCGAACTCGGCATTAGGCCCCGACATATAGTGACCTACGACGCTATTTATAACGCGGCAGTGACTCTGTTCGCGACGGCAGGTTCCACTAACGCGATCCTCCACTTATTGGCGATAGCTCACGAGGCTGGCGTCAAGTTCACATTGAAGGACTTCGACGAGATAAGCAGAAGGGTGCCTGTAATAGCCGCTCTTAGACCAGCCGGACCCTACGCTATGCAAGACCTCGACAGAATAGGCGGAGTCCCGCGCTTGCTCAAAAAGCTATACAAGGCCGGCCTCCTCAGGGGGGATGTTTTGACAGTGCACGGAGAGACGCTAGGGAAACTACTGGAAAAATGGCAACCGCCAACAGTGCCCGAGACGGGCATTCTATTCGAGTTGGATAAGCCGTACAAAGCACATAGCGGGATTAGGATACTCTGGGGCAATCTGGCCCCTAACGGCGCAGTGATGAAGATAGGCGCATCTGACGTATTGAAGTTCGAGGGTAAAGCCATTGTCTTCAACGGAGAGGCTGAGGCGTTTAAGGCCGTCTACAACGGCGAAATCAAGCCAGGCCAGGTGGTCGTCATAAGATACGAGGGACCTAAGGGGGCTCCCGGCATGCCAGAGATGTTGAAGGTCACCGCGGCCATCGTGGGCGCAGGTCTCGGCGATTCGGTGGCTCTAGTAACAGATGGAAGATTTTCCGGCGCCACGAGGGGCATAATGGTGGGCCACGTGGCGCCAGAGGCCGCCGTGGGAGGGCCAATAGCTCTGGTTGAGGATGGGGATAGAATAATCATAGATGGAGATGCGGGGATCCTCAAGCTTGATATAGCTGAGGAGGAGCTAGAACGCCGCAGAAAGGGGTGGTTGCCGCCTAAGCCTAACTATGTCGGCGGGCTCTTAGCCAAGTACGCATCTCTGGTCTCGCAGGCGGATAAAGGCGCTGTGACGACGCCGGAGCCGTTGCAAGTCGACTACTAG
- a CDS encoding DUF192 domain-containing protein, whose translation MRFRTYIIVLLIALALLALPSLLTSRSSDNPFAETTTMTLNGVPYIFYVADTPAKQRRGYMNTTSYDPRGVGAVGMVFLFGENSTWCFWMHDTYIPLRIVWVSGTRVTKSVLARPLNDTSICGYGDKVLEIDPRLPAPTIVK comes from the coding sequence ATGCGGTTTAGAACTTACATAATAGTGCTTCTAATAGCCCTTGCCCTACTTGCTTTACCATCGCTGCTCACGAGCCGGAGCTCGGACAATCCCTTCGCGGAGACCACCACGATGACTCTCAACGGGGTCCCCTACATATTTTATGTAGCCGACACTCCTGCTAAGCAGAGGAGAGGGTATATGAACACGACCAGCTATGATCCGAGGGGCGTTGGCGCCGTAGGCATGGTCTTCCTCTTCGGGGAGAATTCGACATGGTGTTTCTGGATGCACGACACGTATATACCTCTGAGGATAGTCTGGGTGTCCGGCACAAGGGTGACTAAGAGCGTCCTAGCAAGGCCGCTAAACGACACTTCGATATGCGGCTACGGTGACAAGGTCCTTGAAATAGATCCGCGCTTGCCGGCGCCTACTATCGTAAAGTAG
- a CDS encoding glucose 1-dehydrogenase: protein MSLDGKVALVTGASRGIGAAIARELSRRGAYVAINYNSSREGAETLKRELGSRAEIFKADVSKREEVRRMVEEVARTFGGIDIAVNNAGVMELMPFEQYDEYKFDRMWAINVKGPIYVTLESLPYLKKSKGSVVNIASIAGLGTALLNTTFYAITKAAVIALTKRLAYDLAPYGIRVNAVAPSWIETDLTTRGRSREEVERAKADIINRTALRSLATPEDIARAVAFLASEEARMITGQLLVVDGGRIDYLTHAV from the coding sequence ATGAGCCTCGATGGAAAGGTCGCCCTAGTGACGGGAGCCTCGCGGGGTATCGGCGCTGCTATAGCCAGAGAGCTCAGTAGAAGGGGGGCCTATGTCGCTATAAACTATAATTCCTCGCGTGAGGGCGCCGAGACGCTAAAGAGGGAGCTCGGCTCAAGGGCAGAGATATTCAAGGCCGATGTGTCCAAGCGGGAGGAAGTGCGTAGAATGGTCGAGGAAGTAGCTAGAACATTTGGAGGCATCGATATCGCGGTAAACAACGCTGGAGTTATGGAGTTGATGCCCTTCGAGCAATATGACGAATATAAGTTCGATAGAATGTGGGCTATCAATGTCAAGGGGCCTATATATGTGACTCTCGAGTCTCTGCCCTATCTCAAAAAGTCAAAGGGCTCGGTGGTGAACATAGCATCGATAGCCGGGTTGGGAACCGCGTTATTAAACACTACCTTTTATGCGATAACCAAGGCGGCAGTGATAGCGCTCACGAAACGCTTGGCCTACGATCTGGCGCCATATGGCATACGAGTCAACGCAGTGGCCCCCAGCTGGATCGAGACTGACTTGACCACTAGAGGAAGGAGCCGCGAAGAGGTGGAGAGGGCCAAGGCCGACATCATAAACAGGACGGCGCTCAGATCGCTTGCGACTCCCGAGGACATAGCTAGGGCTGTCGCCTTTTTGGCGTCCGAGGAAGCCAGGATGATCACGGGGCAGCTGTTAGTCGTAGACGGCGGCAGGATAGACTACCTAACTCATGCGGTTTAG
- a CDS encoding MFS transporter has product MGRKYLLAAVSTMLVWGLEYYDIIIYASLAQIFSSLFFPTQSQLMSAVATWGAFATTYVVRPLGAVLFGHIGDRHGRRTATILDSALVGLAGLGIGVLPTYSTIGLAAPVMLYLLRSLQGLGIGGEAGGGAVWALEQTPEKWRPYVNGLMYSGLSWAVFLASALTLWIKELFGAMFVEIGWRFLYVIGLAPALLALLIRIGGVESPEWLERASSGKIPKIPLTAIKNYWYNLLILILINLGLTLYYYGGSGYWAYLLPKVIAPKLGLSTDEAYTFSLELSMYGAIGAVVGELLSGASVGLFGLRRSFVLPSAGLLIIAPIATYYAFAQSPAAAPLSFTMGLLFGLAAAPQTLYFAELFPVEVRWTAVSLGWNINAVVGPLGALATLFLVSVSPQSLFSLTLSGSLVGIISALAVIAGASLEPRAFKRGAP; this is encoded by the coding sequence ATGGGGAGGAAATACCTTTTGGCGGCGGTCTCCACTATGTTGGTCTGGGGCCTTGAGTACTATGATATAATCATTTACGCCAGCTTGGCGCAAATATTCAGCTCCTTGTTCTTTCCGACACAGTCGCAGCTCATGTCGGCGGTGGCCACGTGGGGAGCCTTTGCTACGACCTATGTGGTCAGGCCTCTGGGAGCCGTGCTCTTCGGCCATATAGGGGATAGACATGGTAGAAGGACGGCTACTATATTAGACTCGGCCCTGGTGGGTCTGGCGGGCCTAGGCATTGGCGTGCTACCCACATACTCTACGATAGGTCTCGCCGCGCCTGTTATGCTCTATTTACTCAGGTCGCTACAGGGATTGGGGATTGGCGGTGAGGCGGGAGGCGGGGCTGTGTGGGCCCTAGAGCAGACGCCAGAGAAGTGGAGACCCTACGTCAACGGGCTGATGTACTCCGGTCTCTCGTGGGCAGTCTTCCTGGCCTCGGCTCTGACGTTGTGGATCAAGGAGCTATTCGGCGCCATGTTCGTCGAGATTGGCTGGCGGTTTCTTTACGTCATCGGCTTAGCCCCCGCCCTTTTGGCGCTACTGATAAGGATCGGCGGCGTTGAGAGCCCGGAGTGGCTTGAACGCGCCAGTTCTGGGAAAATACCTAAGATTCCGTTAACTGCAATAAAGAATTATTGGTATAATTTATTAATATTAATTTTAATAAATCTTGGTTTAACTTTGTATTACTATGGAGGCTCTGGCTACTGGGCCTATCTGTTGCCCAAGGTGATAGCTCCTAAACTCGGCCTCAGTACAGACGAGGCCTACACCTTTTCTCTCGAGCTTTCCATGTACGGAGCTATCGGGGCCGTCGTAGGCGAGCTGCTTAGCGGAGCTTCGGTGGGCCTTTTCGGGCTGAGGCGCTCCTTCGTGTTGCCGTCTGCAGGCCTCCTCATCATAGCCCCCATAGCTACATACTATGCCTTCGCCCAAAGCCCGGCGGCCGCTCCTCTGTCCTTTACCATGGGCCTCCTCTTTGGCCTCGCCGCAGCTCCTCAGACTCTATACTTCGCTGAGCTGTTTCCGGTCGAGGTGAGGTGGACGGCGGTATCTCTGGGGTGGAACATCAATGCCGTTGTGGGGCCGCTCGGGGCCTTGGCGACGTTGTTCCTCGTGTCGGTCTCGCCTCAGTCGCTGTTCAGCTTGACGTTGAGCGGATCGCTCGTAGGTATTATAAGCGCTCTGGCCGTGATCGCGGGAGCGTCGCTGGAGCCAAGAGCTTTTAAACGTGGTGCTCCATAG
- a CDS encoding FAD-binding oxidoreductase — translation MREVKRKFGERFVDDPALLSLYSREASFEEPAAGPLGIVYPVNEEEVAWLVKWAYENDITLYSQGSATSLSGNTILTKPGLIVSFEKMANIVEVNPTDSYTVVQPGIRIEELNVELARYGVFFPVDPGSVRSATIGGAIANGAGGMRGAKYGSMRDWVLGVNVVTGRGDLLKLGCRTLKCRNGYDLVRLIVGSEGTLGLVTQAVLRVAPLPESAVAVRVYYNDISSLVEDVVRIKSARIWPLFAEFMGPAESEEVGLNRAYTLFVGVDVNRGAEGGILARLKSALTGHIADEAIGIEEAMRLLEPRRRLFSAQVSIMRRQLGDQGVLVIEDVVVPVSKLPEAVRRIAELAQKLEVPLSIGGHVGDGNLHPTTWFKRGDLEGAKRARRFIEGLGKIAVELGGSVSAEHGIGTLKRELLRLELEPAVLEYMRSLKAVFDPKGILNPGKII, via the coding sequence GTGAGAGAGGTTAAGAGGAAGTTCGGAGAGAGGTTCGTCGACGATCCAGCGCTCCTTTCTCTGTACTCCAGAGAGGCCTCCTTTGAGGAGCCGGCGGCTGGCCCGCTCGGCATAGTCTACCCCGTCAATGAAGAAGAGGTGGCATGGCTAGTTAAATGGGCCTACGAGAACGACATTACTCTGTACTCGCAGGGCTCTGCCACCAGTCTCTCGGGGAATACGATACTGACTAAGCCAGGCTTGATCGTGAGCTTCGAGAAGATGGCCAATATAGTTGAGGTAAACCCGACCGATTCCTATACAGTGGTCCAGCCCGGGATCAGGATTGAGGAGCTCAACGTCGAATTGGCCAGATACGGTGTCTTCTTCCCGGTGGACCCCGGGTCCGTCAGATCGGCCACAATAGGGGGCGCCATAGCTAATGGAGCCGGAGGCATGAGGGGGGCTAAATACGGCTCCATGCGGGACTGGGTCCTCGGAGTCAACGTAGTGACAGGTAGGGGCGATCTGCTCAAGCTGGGTTGCCGGACATTAAAGTGTAGAAACGGCTATGACTTAGTGAGGCTGATCGTGGGGAGCGAGGGCACCCTTGGCCTGGTCACGCAGGCCGTTTTGAGGGTCGCCCCTCTGCCTGAGTCGGCGGTGGCCGTGAGAGTGTATTACAACGATATCTCGTCGCTTGTGGAGGACGTCGTGAGGATAAAATCGGCGAGGATTTGGCCTCTGTTCGCCGAGTTTATGGGGCCTGCCGAGTCTGAGGAAGTCGGACTTAATAGAGCGTATACCCTCTTCGTCGGCGTAGACGTGAATAGGGGGGCTGAGGGGGGCATATTGGCTAGGCTGAAGTCTGCTCTCACAGGCCATATAGCGGATGAGGCGATAGGAATCGAGGAAGCCATGAGGCTCTTGGAGCCCAGAAGAAGGCTTTTCAGCGCTCAGGTATCCATCATGAGAAGACAGCTAGGGGATCAAGGCGTCCTCGTGATAGAGGATGTGGTTGTGCCGGTCTCGAAACTGCCAGAGGCCGTTAGGAGGATCGCCGAACTTGCACAAAAGTTAGAGGTGCCTCTATCTATCGGAGGCCATGTAGGTGATGGCAATCTCCATCCGACCACTTGGTTCAAGAGGGGCGATCTAGAGGGGGCAAAGAGAGCCAGGAGATTCATAGAGGGGCTCGGCAAAATTGCCGTCGAGCTCGGAGGAAGCGTCAGCGCAGAACACGGTATAGGCACTCTGAAGAGGGAGCTTCTGAGGCTTGAGCTGGAGCCCGCCGTCTTGGAGTATATGAGATCGCTGAAGGCGGTGTTCGACCCCAAGGGCATCCTAAACCCTGGGAAGATAATATAA
- a CDS encoding LUD domain-containing protein: MERWQDLFGRAALGALTRSDSYIQGFEYIKLLAERVREARLEVLRNLEYYIDKTLKAVENLGGHSYVAKDAEEARRIVGDIVGKGKVVVFGKSNTALEVGLREHLAKLGNEVWETDLGEFIVQIGEDKPSNMIAPALHLDRKDVARLFKERLNLDLPDDPSALASAAGEFLRQKFVRADVGVTGANAIAADTGAVVNVENEGNIRKATILPPVHIVVAGVEKIVPTLPDAINQAIVQAAYHGLYPPTYIEISAGPSSTGDIELVRVRPAQGPREFHLVLVDNGRRKAAEDPVLRQALLCIRCVRCGFVCPIYKTVGREFGEPPYVGPVGVMWLAVTKGIEAAGPAALMCAHAGNCKEVCPMKIDIPEVIRYIRTNYLRRIRSTS, encoded by the coding sequence ATGGAGCGGTGGCAAGACCTCTTCGGGCGGGCCGCCCTCGGCGCTTTGACTAGGTCCGATTCGTATATACAGGGCTTTGAGTACATCAAGCTATTGGCCGAGAGGGTAAGAGAGGCGAGGCTGGAGGTTCTCCGTAATCTCGAGTACTACATAGACAAAACACTAAAGGCGGTAGAGAATCTAGGAGGCCACTCCTATGTCGCAAAGGACGCAGAAGAGGCCAGGAGGATCGTCGGAGATATAGTGGGCAAAGGCAAAGTGGTCGTCTTCGGCAAGTCTAACACGGCGCTTGAGGTCGGACTGAGAGAACATCTGGCGAAGTTAGGCAATGAAGTCTGGGAGACAGATCTAGGGGAGTTCATAGTACAGATAGGGGAGGACAAACCCTCCAATATGATAGCGCCCGCTCTACACCTAGACAGAAAAGACGTGGCGAGACTGTTTAAAGAGAGACTAAACTTGGATCTACCCGACGATCCCTCTGCCTTAGCTTCAGCTGCCGGCGAATTCCTCAGACAGAAGTTCGTAAGGGCCGACGTAGGCGTGACCGGCGCCAACGCGATAGCGGCCGACACAGGCGCTGTAGTCAACGTAGAAAACGAGGGCAATATACGCAAGGCCACCATCCTACCCCCCGTCCACATAGTGGTGGCCGGCGTGGAGAAGATAGTCCCAACTCTTCCGGACGCTATAAACCAGGCGATAGTCCAAGCGGCATATCACGGGCTTTATCCGCCGACGTATATAGAGATCTCGGCTGGTCCGTCGTCTACAGGCGATATAGAGTTGGTGCGCGTTAGACCGGCCCAAGGGCCAAGGGAGTTCCACCTGGTCCTCGTAGACAACGGGAGGAGGAAAGCCGCCGAGGATCCGGTCCTCCGCCAAGCCCTTCTCTGTATAAGGTGCGTGAGGTGCGGCTTCGTCTGTCCTATCTACAAAACCGTGGGGAGAGAATTCGGCGAGCCGCCCTATGTGGGCCCCGTGGGCGTCATGTGGCTGGCGGTCACTAAGGGCATTGAGGCGGCAGGTCCGGCGGCCCTCATGTGCGCCCATGCCGGGAACTGCAAGGAGGTGTGCCCCATGAAGATTGATATACCTGAAGTAATAAGATACATTAGGACGAACTATCTAAGGCGCATTCGTTCAACCTCTTGA
- a CDS encoding dihydroorotate dehydrogenase → MFVLLSRIIEGIPPEITRRIAKPLFMAPLPSCRPKTAWRIGEIRTHGPLGVAAGFDKEGLYTRALSAFCPGFIVVGSTTARHRRGNKPPLTARLRPLSLVNAMGLPSPGIPTVLARLKKVEYPIILSIAGFSPEELLAQILYVEKYGNHISAIEVNLSSPTYKGIWDRVSPLISSKKPLFIKVGPTSDLRFYAEMAKRRGYGLVLTNTLPVSDERIGVGRGGVSGLWLYPILLKMLNKAREYAGRDVPIMAVGGVMSCRQVRDVMKLADGVQMLTGILYFTPYLIKRLNECALDSSS, encoded by the coding sequence ATGTTTGTGTTGCTTTCGCGCATTATAGAGGGAATACCGCCAGAGATAACCAGGCGTATAGCCAAGCCGCTCTTCATGGCGCCTCTGCCGAGTTGCAGGCCTAAGACTGCGTGGAGAATAGGAGAGATAAGGACGCATGGCCCGCTTGGAGTCGCGGCGGGTTTCGACAAGGAGGGTCTTTACACGCGCGCCCTCTCTGCGTTCTGCCCTGGCTTTATTGTAGTCGGCTCTACTACGGCTAGGCATAGGCGCGGTAACAAGCCGCCTCTCACTGCGAGGCTACGGCCCCTCTCCCTCGTCAACGCAATGGGGCTACCTAGCCCCGGGATACCCACGGTGTTAGCTAGATTGAAGAAGGTAGAATATCCAATTATATTAAGTATAGCGGGTTTCTCTCCAGAGGAGCTGTTGGCGCAGATATTGTATGTGGAGAAATACGGCAACCACATAAGCGCAATTGAGGTTAACTTGTCAAGCCCCACCTACAAGGGAATATGGGACAGAGTCTCGCCTCTAATTTCGTCGAAAAAGCCTTTGTTTATCAAAGTGGGTCCCACATCTGACCTAAGGTTTTACGCAGAGATGGCCAAGAGGAGAGGCTACGGCCTCGTTCTCACAAATACATTGCCTGTGTCAGACGAAAGGATAGGAGTGGGGCGAGGCGGCGTGAGCGGGCTCTGGCTCTACCCTATCCTCCTCAAGATGTTGAATAAGGCGAGAGAGTACGCGGGACGAGACGTGCCCATAATGGCCGTGGGCGGAGTCATGAGCTGTAGACAAGTGAGAGACGTGATGAAGTTGGCTGACGGCGTGCAGATGCTCACTGGGATCCTCTACTTCACACCGTATCTGATCAAGAGGTTGAACGAATGCGCCTTAGATAGTTCGTCCTAA
- the pyrE gene encoding orotate phosphoribosyltransferase encodes MLDEFVRREVIKFGDFQLSSGERSPYYVDMRLVLSYPDLLRWVIAKYTNILRDINFDLLVGVATGGIPYASILGFSMYKPIAYVRERAKWYGTKRDIEGAVWEGARAVLIDDVITTGQSVIQAINKLKEVGARVESVVVFLDREQCGAKRVEKETGVPVRPVYKILDILQEIKDLIGEDKYKQIYNYTMSFKC; translated from the coding sequence ATGTTAGATGAATTTGTAAGGCGTGAAGTGATAAAATTCGGTGACTTTCAACTATCGAGTGGGGAGAGGAGCCCCTATTATGTAGATATGAGGTTGGTCTTGAGCTATCCAGACCTTCTCAGATGGGTGATTGCTAAGTATACAAATATACTGAGAGACATAAACTTCGACCTCTTAGTCGGCGTAGCTACCGGCGGCATACCCTATGCTTCAATCTTGGGCTTCAGCATGTATAAACCTATAGCCTATGTAAGAGAGAGGGCCAAATGGTATGGCACCAAGCGGGATATAGAGGGGGCCGTCTGGGAGGGGGCGCGCGCCGTGTTGATAGACGACGTAATAACGACCGGCCAATCGGTGATACAAGCCATCAACAAACTTAAGGAGGTAGGAGCGCGCGTGGAGTCCGTCGTAGTGTTCCTCGATAGAGAACAGTGTGGAGCCAAACGTGTGGAAAAAGAGACCGGCGTGCCGGTTAGACCAGTCTATAAAATACTAGACATTTTACAAGAAATAAAAGATTTAATAGGAGAAGATAAATATAAACAAATATATAATTATACAATGTCATTTAAATGTTGA